One window of Cryptobacterium curtum DSM 15641 genomic DNA carries:
- a CDS encoding polyphosphate:AMP phosphotransferase: MLERIDFDCIPIDRDEYKPARDELVKRLVLLQQEAHIRGIGLVVLFEGWDGAGKGGRISDLMYNLDARSTTVHVDDSQHEKDARKLHARGLSTDGYFPMMQPYWNSLGPRGNMTLYDRGWYNAAAAHLAEEITPSSKRKRIPGALTGPSPMERSLASIESFERQLVNDGYLVVKFFLHIRKKTQRKRLEGLAADPATAWRVDKQALAAIGDYDRYCKLYDKLLSRTNYDFAPWVVLNGEDKRRANLGVVRTLVDALDQAIAAADAPVGSFSVSDVSAGSTVSTGMPVDTSDPAGASENGSVSAGAPVGSTTSSNSADVLEDAHALVDSTETEEELAWDTQDVDVRQEAEAQAAKQASFAPSTSRFPISNSHPTLKGVDYHLRFDPARYKTELKAEQKRLYRLELEMYKQRVPLILMYEGQDAAGKGGNIKRIAQALDARSYTIFPSPAPTKPELAHPFLWRYWTRLPKAGHVGIYDRSWYGRVLVERVEGFARPDEWARAYDEINEFERDLVDWGAILLKFWVEIDRDEQLRRFESRAEDPARQWKITDEDWRNRAKYPQYREAVEDMFRLTSTDFAPWIILESNDKRYARIKALRIINNALEERLQRR, encoded by the coding sequence ATGCTCGAGAGAATAGACTTTGATTGCATTCCTATCGATCGGGATGAATACAAACCCGCGCGCGATGAATTGGTCAAGCGGCTCGTGCTGCTGCAGCAAGAAGCGCATATTAGGGGGATTGGCCTAGTCGTCCTGTTTGAAGGATGGGATGGCGCTGGCAAAGGTGGGCGCATTTCCGATTTGATGTATAACCTTGATGCGCGCTCGACAACTGTACATGTTGACGATAGTCAGCACGAAAAAGATGCTCGTAAGTTGCATGCGCGTGGGCTTTCTACTGACGGCTACTTCCCCATGATGCAGCCGTATTGGAATTCGCTTGGGCCGCGTGGCAACATGACGCTATACGATCGTGGATGGTACAACGCAGCAGCAGCTCACCTTGCTGAAGAGATCACACCGTCCTCCAAGCGTAAGCGGATACCGGGTGCGCTGACCGGGCCTAGTCCGATGGAGCGTTCCCTTGCTTCTATCGAAAGCTTCGAGAGGCAACTTGTCAACGATGGTTACCTAGTGGTGAAGTTCTTCCTGCACATCAGGAAGAAAACACAGCGCAAGCGCCTTGAAGGCTTGGCTGCTGATCCGGCAACTGCTTGGCGTGTCGACAAACAAGCGCTGGCAGCGATAGGAGATTACGATCGTTATTGCAAGCTGTATGACAAATTGCTTTCGCGTACAAATTACGATTTTGCACCGTGGGTCGTGCTCAATGGTGAAGATAAGCGGCGTGCAAACTTAGGTGTTGTGCGTACGCTTGTCGATGCGCTCGATCAAGCCATTGCAGCAGCCGATGCGCCAGTAGGTAGTTTTTCTGTGTCAGATGTATCAGCAGGTAGTACTGTATCAACCGGTATGCCAGTTGACACCTCTGATCCGGCGGGGGCATCAGAAAATGGTTCTGTTTCGGCGGGTGCGCCGGTAGGTAGTACCACTTCATCAAATTCGGCGGATGTGCTTGAGGACGCTCATGCATTAGTGGACAGCACCGAAACCGAAGAAGAGTTGGCGTGGGATACACAGGACGTTGACGTACGCCAAGAAGCTGAGGCTCAGGCTGCCAAACAGGCGTCTTTTGCACCGAGCACTTCACGTTTTCCCATTTCGAATAGTCATCCAACACTTAAGGGTGTTGATTATCACTTGCGTTTTGATCCCGCGCGCTACAAAACCGAACTCAAGGCTGAACAGAAGCGCCTTTATCGCCTTGAATTAGAAATGTACAAGCAGCGGGTTCCACTTATCTTGATGTACGAGGGCCAGGACGCAGCGGGTAAGGGCGGCAACATCAAGCGTATCGCTCAGGCGCTTGATGCGCGTTCGTATACGATATTTCCTAGTCCGGCACCGACGAAGCCCGAGCTTGCTCATCCGTTTTTGTGGCGTTATTGGACACGTCTTCCCAAGGCGGGACATGTTGGCATCTACGATCGCAGCTGGTATGGTCGCGTGCTTGTTGAACGGGTCGAGGGGTTTGCGCGTCCCGACGAATGGGCGCGTGCTTACGACGAGATCAACGAATTCGAACGCGATCTGGTCGACTGGGGTGCTATCTTATTAAAGTTCTGGGTGGAGATAGATCGCGATGAACAGCTCCGACGGTTTGAGTCGCGTGCTGAAGATCCGGCGCGGCAGTGGAAGATCACCGATGAAGACTGGCGTAATCGGGCTAAATATCCGCAATATCGCGAAGCAGTTGAGGACATGTTCCGGTTGACTTCGACTGATTTTGCACCGTGGATTATCTTAGAGAGTAACGACAAGCGGTATGCGCGTATCAAGGCGCTCCGCATTATCAATAATGCGCTCGAAGAGCGCTTGCAGAGGAGATAG
- the srtB gene encoding class B sortase, with translation MKHAAHAAIAPAAPKAKKPRRRLLWRIIFWLALIVFIGSAGVLGFYLYSYWSADRGYQDIAAQALTSVSAQDMPADADATELADMTVDWDYLRSLNPDIVAWVVIPDTRVNYPVVQGHDNEEYLHKDFSQKEDFGARGGAIFLEASNSPDFSDENNVLYGHHMRDGSMFACLSKDFVNGDFFDAHRTFYVLTPEKNYKLQAFSLVLTNGWDEIVQTRFGTDDQRSAYIKDKEQRSVVAPAGGMPDPASITQLFTLSTCDYQETNGRAVLFSSVVDTVTPSNA, from the coding sequence ATGAAGCACGCAGCACATGCCGCAATAGCTCCAGCCGCCCCAAAAGCCAAAAAGCCTCGGCGTCGATTACTGTGGCGCATCATATTTTGGCTGGCACTTATAGTGTTTATCGGATCAGCTGGTGTTCTCGGGTTTTATCTCTATTCATACTGGTCAGCTGATCGGGGATATCAGGATATCGCCGCACAAGCGCTTACCTCGGTATCGGCGCAGGATATGCCGGCTGATGCTGATGCGACGGAGCTTGCGGATATGACAGTTGACTGGGATTATCTGCGCAGCTTGAATCCTGATATTGTGGCATGGGTGGTTATTCCCGATACGCGGGTGAACTATCCGGTTGTACAGGGCCATGACAACGAAGAATATCTGCATAAGGATTTCAGCCAGAAAGAGGATTTTGGTGCCCGTGGCGGTGCTATCTTCCTTGAGGCATCTAATTCCCCTGATTTCTCTGATGAAAACAACGTCTTATATGGGCATCACATGCGCGATGGATCGATGTTTGCCTGCCTGTCGAAAGACTTTGTCAACGGGGATTTCTTCGATGCTCACCGCACGTTCTATGTACTTACGCCCGAAAAGAACTATAAGCTTCAAGCATTTTCTTTGGTGTTGACCAACGGATGGGATGAAATCGTACAGACGCGCTTTGGTACCGATGATCAGCGCAGCGCCTATATAAAAGACAAAGAGCAGCGCAGTGTGGTTGCACCGGCAGGTGGCATGCCCGACCCTGCAAGCATCACTCAGCTTTTCACGCTTTCAACCTGCGACTATCAGGAGACGAATGGACGTGCTGTGCTGTTCTCGTCCGTAGTCGACACAGTCACGCCAAGCAACGCATAA